A genomic stretch from Maniola jurtina chromosome 26, ilManJurt1.1, whole genome shotgun sequence includes:
- the LOC123878414 gene encoding LOW QUALITY PROTEIN: uncharacterized protein LOC123878414 (The sequence of the model RefSeq protein was modified relative to this genomic sequence to represent the inferred CDS: inserted 2 bases in 1 codon; substituted 1 base at 1 genomic stop codon), whose amino-acid sequence MPSDSDGGDLEPAAGKKRKKMQKEKPSESDGAKYKPFTKPGYRRAYGDTSTNSEFPVYVESTEDIKLENKNPLVVSKYFKQVKGVSESRRINATKIMXFKXATAANDFLKHECLSVHKLRAFIPASSVERVGVVRFIPKESSNQELFNKLSSESEVIGVKRFLKKVGEELIPLSTISVIFSGTSLPQYIYLDNWRYKVFTYVPPLMQCFKCMKFNHYGKICKNQQICSRCAGEHHYKDCTTDTLKCSNCGGAHLAISKTCPVKAARMERNKKETYSKVAQISSASFPPLPKPQSPQTYQKTKLHTHSLSKLHRQRQKRVWIGLVRLL is encoded by the exons ATGCCGTCAGATAGTGACGGCGGTGATTTAGAGCCAGCAGCGGGCAAAAAGAGGAAGAAAATGCAAAAGGAGAAACCCTCTGAAAGTGATGGTGCAAAATACAAACCATTTACAAAACCAGGGTATCGCCGGGCGTACGGCGATACTAGTACCAATTCAGAATTCCCTGTATACGTAGAAAGCACAGAAGATATCAAACTAGAAAACAAAAATCCCCTGGTGGTAtccaaatattttaaacaagtaaAAGGTGTAAGTGAAAGTAGGCGCATAAACGCTACTAAAATTAT CTTCAAATAAGCGACAGCGGCTAATGACTTTTTGAAGCACGAGTGCCTTTCAGTTCATAAACTTCGAGCGTTCATCCCGGCGTCCTCTGTGGAAAGGGTGGGGGTGGTTAGGTTTATTCCAAAAGAATCTAGCAATCAGGAACTATTCAATAAACTCTCCTCGGAAAGTGAAGTAATAGGTGTaaagagatttttgaaaaaagtgGGAGAGGAGCTAATTCCTCTGTCCACTATCAGTGTAATTTTCAGCGGTACTAGTCTACCGCAGTATATTTATTTGGACAACTGGAGATACAAAGTTTTCACTTATGTTCCTCCTTTGATGCAATGttttaaatgtatgaaatttAACCATTATGGGAAAATTTGTAAAAATCAGCAAATATGCTCACGGTGCGCTGGCGAGCACCATTACAAGGACTGCACGACAGATACACTGAAGTGCAGCAATTGTGGGGGTGCGCATCTTGCAATATCAAAAACGTGTCCTGTAAAGGCAGCGAGAATGGAGAGGAACAAAAAAGAAACCTACTCAAAAGTAGCTCAAATAAGTAGTGCGAGTTTCCCTCCACTCCCAAAGCCTCAGAGCCCTCAGACATATCAAAAAACCAAACTACATACTCACAGCCTAAGCAAATTACACAGACAAAGACAGAAAAGGGTTTGG ATTGGTCTGGTACGTCTTCTGTAG